In Silene latifolia isolate original U9 population chromosome X, ASM4854445v1, whole genome shotgun sequence, the following proteins share a genomic window:
- the LOC141619571 gene encoding zeatin O-glucosyltransferase-like — MEDQNDNDSHVAVVMVPFPAQGHLNQLLHLSHLVISYDIPVHYAGSAMHNHQAKVRVQGWDSESLTKIKFHDFQIPSYISPPPKPELSFHFPVHLGPLFDIPKHLRKPVSELLEQLSKKYHRVIVVHDCLMASVVQDVEFMTKVESFQFNPISAFYRFLGSWEEIAESDKPFQIDPSVNVPRCIPSDEGTMTPEVSRFFVDQQKFWGIESGRIYNTSRVIEGPYVELLEKLLGNDTENKHFVLGPFNPVEMSGNQKRHTCLEWLDEQNKGSVIYVSFGSTTSLTEEQIGELATGLERSGQKFIWVLRNADKADGFCSKKDRNPELPKGYEERVKGRGLVVHEWGPQLDILAHQSIGGFMSHCGWNSCIESVSMGVPIVAWPMHSDQPRNAILITEVLGIGVMVREWEDRGKLVSSVTIESAVKRLMATKEGAEIRKRASELGDSVRKSVSKGGASSLEMDAFIAHITR; from the coding sequence ATGGAGGATCAGAACGACAACGACTCTCATGTCGCGGTTGTTATGGTCCCTTTTCCGGCTCAAGGTCACCTAAACCAACTCCTCCATCTCTCGCATCTCGTAATCTCTTATGACATTCCGGTTCACTATGCAGGGTCGGCCATGCACAACCACCAAGCCAAGGTCAGGGTCCAAGGTTGGGATTCCGAAAGTCTAACCAAGATCAAATTCCATGACTTCCAAATCCCTTCCTACATTTCGCCTCCTCCAAAACCCGAACTTTCTTTCCATTTCCCGGTTCACCTTGGACCACTTTTTGATATTCCAAAACATCTAAGAAAACCCGTGTCTGAACTCTTGGAGCAACTCTCGAAAAAGTATCATAGAGTCATTGTTGTTCATGATTGCCTAATGGCTTCTGTGGTACAGGATGTCGAGTTCATGACAAAGGTTGAGTCCTTTCAGTTCAATCCTATCTCTGCCTTCTACCGGTTCTTAGGTTCCTGGGAAGAAATAGCGGAATCTGATAAACCTTTTCAAATAGATCCGAGTGTTAATGTCCCGAGATGTATTCCCTCCGATGAAGGGACCATGACACCAGAGGTCTCAAGGTTTTTCGTCGATCAGCAAAAATTCTGGGGGATCGAGTCAGGACGAATTTACAATACGTCAAGGGTGATAGAAGGTCCATATGTAGAGCTGTTGGAAAAACTATTAGGAAACGATACTGAAAACAAACACTTTGTCCTCGGACCTTTTAATCCGGTAGAAATGTCCGGAAATCAGAAAAGACATACATGCCTAGAATGGCTCGATGAACAGAATAAAGGGTCCGTAATATACGTCTCTTTCGGATCGACGACATCACTAACAGAAGAGCAGATTGGAGAGTTGGCTACTGGATTAGAAAGAAGTGGGCAGAAGTTTATATGGGTGCTCAGAAATGCCGATAAAGCTGATGGTTTCTGTAGCAAAAAAGACAGAAATCCTGAGCTTCCGAAAGGCTATGAGGAAAGGGTCAAGGGCAGGGGACTGGTAGTCCATGAGTGGGGACCACAGTTAGACATTCTAGCACACCAGTCAATAGGCGGGTTCATGAGTCATTGTGGCTGGAACTCCTGCATCGAGAGTGTTAGCATGGGGGTCCCTATTGTAGCGTGGCCTATGCACTCTGACCAGCCGAGGAACGCTATTTTGATAACAGAAGTGCTAGGGATTGGCGTTATGGTGAGGGAGTGGGAAGACCGTGGAAAGCTAGTTAGTTCCGTTACTATTGAGAGTGCAGTCAAAAGGTTAATGGCAACAAAAGAAGGAGCGGAGATCAGGAAAAGAGCTTCGGAACTAGGTGACAGTGTCCGAAAGTCAGTTTCAAAAGGTGGAGCTTCATCCTTAGAAATGGATGCTTTCATTGCTCATATCACAAGATGA
- the LOC141621070 gene encoding zeatin O-glucosyltransferase-like, with the protein MGQLSGIGGSIKFHDFQIPAYISPLPNPELSTHVPVHLEPLFNIPKHLRKPVSELLEQLSEKYRRVVVVHDSLMASVVQDVKLIPKTESFQFYPLSAFNRFIGSWENIPESDKPFQIDQSISIPRRIPSKEGTFTPEIAKFLVNQSKFWGTESGRIYNTSRVVEGAYVELSEKLLGNNAETKHFVVGPFNPVEMSGNQKRHRCLKWLDEQNKGSVIFISFGSSTSLTEEQIGELATGLERSGQKFIWVLRNADKADGFSSGKDKNPVLPEGYEERVRDRGMVVQEWAPQLDILAHQSIGGFMSHCGWNSSIESISMGVAIAAWPMHSEQPRNAVLITEVLGIGVMVREWEDRGKLVSSVTIESAVKRLMATKEGAEMRKRASELGDSVRKSVSKGGASSLEMDAFIAHITR; encoded by the coding sequence atgggacaattatctggaataggagggagtatcaaATTTCATGACTTCCAAATCCCTGCCTACATTTCGCCTCTTCCAAACCCTGAACTTTCGACCCACGTCCCGGTTCACCTTGAACCGCTTTTCAATATTCCAAAACATCTAAGAAAACCCGTGTCTGAACTCTTGGAGCAACTCTCGGAAAAGTATCGCAGAGTCGTCGTTGTTCATGATAGCTTAATGGCTTCTGTGGTCCAAGATGTTAAGCTCATTCCAAAGACGGAGTCCTTTCAATTTTATCCGCTATCTGCCTTCAACCGATTCATAGGTTCCTGGGAAAACATACCAGAATCTGATAAACCTTTTCAAATAGATCAGAGTATAAGTATCCCGAGACGTATTCCCTCCAAAGAAGGGACCTTTACACCTGAGATCGCAAAATTCCTTGTTAATCAGAGTAAATTCTGGGGGACCGAGTCAGGACGAATTTACAATACGTCAAGGGTGGTAGAAGGTGCGTATGTTGAGCTGTCGGAAAAACTATTAGGAAATAATGCTGAAACCAAACACTTTGTCGTCGGACCTTTTAATCCGGTAGAAATGTCTGGAAATCAGAAAAGACACAGATGTCTAAAATGGCTCGATGAACAAAACAAAGGGTCTGTGATATTCATCTCTTTCGGATCATCGACATCACTAACAGAAGAGCAGATCGGAGAGTTGGCTACTGGGTTAGAAAGAAGTGGGCAGAAGTTTATATGGGTGCTCAGAAATGCCGATAAAGCTGATGGTTTCAGTAGCGGAAAAGACAAAAATCCTGTGCTTCCGGAAGGGTATGAGGAAAGGGTCAGGGACAGGGGAATGGTAGTCCAAGAATGGGCCCCACAGCTAGACATACTAGCTCACCAGTCAATAGGCGGGTTCATGAGTCATTGTGGCTGGAACTCGTCCATTGAGAGTATTAGCATGGGGGTGGCTATTGCAGCGTGGCCTATGCATTCTGAACAGCCGAGGAACGCTGTTTTGATAACAGAAGTGCTAGGGATTGGTGTTATGGTGAGGGAGTGGGAAGACCGTGGGAAGCTAGTTAGTTCCGTTACTATTGAGAGTGCAGTCAAAAGGTTAATGGCAACAAAAGAAGGAGCGGAGATGAGGAAAAGAGCTTCGGAACTAGGTGACAGTGTCCGAAAGTCGGTTTCAAAGGGTGGAGCTTCATCCTTAGAAATGGATGCTTTCATTGCTCACATCACAAGATGA